In Actinomycetota bacterium, the genomic stretch GAACTTCACCTTCATAAGCAGAGGATTTGGTCATGGTGTTGGCATGAGCCAACATGGCGCTAGAGGATTTGCCGAGGCGGGCTACGGGTACGTCCAGATACTGAGGCACTACTATGGATCGGGCGGGACCGATGCCCGCACAGCGGTTTCGACGGTTTTACCTGAGCCTTCTCGTGATGTCAATCTGGACGGAGCGGCGAATTACGATGACGGCGGTAACAGTGGCTTCACGCGCTTGGTGTGGACCCTTCGACCTGGACACGTCGGTTCTCGGCTTGCGGTTCGTGCAGGCGGCTTGACCACGACCTTCCCTGATGGGTGGTCGAGCTTTACGGCTTCAGGTTCGAGTATCATTTTTAGGGCTCCAGATGGCCAGACGCGTACATTTACCGGCACCGTCGTGGTTTGGGGGGATGGCGGAACCCCTCGGTTGACTCAGGTGAGTGAAGGGACAGGACAATACAGCCACCGCTTCGTGCGTTTCAGGGGTGAGCTGCGCCTGACGGCTTCCGCCGGCAGAATCAAGCTTATCAACCGCGTGAATATGTCGGAATATCTATACGGCGTGGTTCCTCGCGAGATGCCGGCGAGCTGGCATTCAGAGGCGCTGAAAGCGCAAGCTATCGCGGCGAGAAGCTACTCGTGGACATCCGGGTCTGGTGAGCTTTATAGCACGGTTGAAAGTCAGGTATACGGCGGACACTCTCGAGGTGAGAATCGGGCGAATACCACAGCGCATGAGCACTCCCGCTCAAACAGTGCAGTGGACGCGACAAGGGGTCGAGTGGTCACGCATGAGAGCTCAACTCATCCGAATGATATTGCCCGCACATTTTACATGTCGACCTCCGGAGGACACACCGAAAACAGCGAAAATGTGTGGGTTTCAGCGTTACCGCATCTGCGCGGCGTGCCCGACCCCTATGAAGTGAATGCGGGCGCAGCGCGCCATAGCTGGCTGCAACAGACCTTTACCGCTACTGAAGTCAGAGATCGATTGCTAAGCGCGGGGGCCAGCTCTACTCTAACTCCGAATCCACTGACAGGCATAGAGGTGACCCGTCGTGGTGTTTCGGGTCGACCGACAGAGGTAGTGCTAAGAGGTGGAACTCCATCTTCCCAGACTCTTTCCAGATCACAAGTCCAGAGATTGTTCAGGAATGCTTTTGGCTGGGGTGATCATTGGTTTTACGTGAATCCCAAGACTTCGCGGATAGCAGGGTCAGACCGCTTCGCGACCGCGGTGGCAGCTTCAACAAGACTCTTCGCTCCTCCGGCGACCCCCGGTCGCGTACCGGCGAGGGCGGCAATCATAGTCAATGGGCATGCACCAGTTGATATGTTGCCTGCTTCTTCACTCGCGGGCGCGGTTGGCGGAGCGCCGATATTGATGGTAGAGCAGGGCGTCGTTCCTGCTTCAACGGCGGCCGAGATCAGAAGGCTTAGAGTGTCCAACGTCATAATCGTCGGCGGCACGGGTGTCGTCAGCGAATCGGTGGAAGCAGGCCTGCGTCGGATTGAGGGCGTAACCAGC encodes the following:
- a CDS encoding SpoIID/LytB domain-containing protein, giving the protein MATYLRGFWWKNVLCALLAVIVLTGSAPLPAFAQTNFTFISRGFGHGVGMSQHGARGFAEAGYGYVQILRHYYGSGGTDARTAVSTVLPEPSRDVNLDGAANYDDGGNSGFTRLVWTLRPGHVGSRLAVRAGGLTTTFPDGWSSFTASGSSIIFRAPDGQTRTFTGTVVVWGDGGTPRLTQVSEGTGQYSHRFVRFRGELRLTASAGRIKLINRVNMSEYLYGVVPREMPASWHSEALKAQAIAARSYSWTSGSGELYSTVESQVYGGHSRGENRANTTAHEHSRSNSAVDATRGRVVTHESSTHPNDIARTFYMSTSGGHTENSENVWVSALPHLRGVPDPYEVNAGAARHSWLQQTFTATEVRDRLLSAGASSTLTPNPLTGIEVTRRGVSGRPTEVVLRGGTPSSQTLSRSQVQRLFRNAFGWGDHWFYVNPKTSRIAGSDRFATAVAASTRLFAPPATPGRVPARAAIIVNGHAPVDMLPASSLAGAVGGAPILMVEQGVVPASTAAEIRRLRVSNVIIVGGTGVVSESVEAGLRRIEGVTSVRRLGGSDRFATARDVALEVDRLVHATRVIVVSGESIADGIAAAGFAYAGKLPVILARAGSIPQASRDAVRGIDPQQSLVIGGTGVVGESVASALPGARRIAGGANRFETTTQLARYLVANERFNMGSVYVASGDTFVDALAFGPLTGHNRNPLLFVRSWQLPTETRTELAARATGINRVFIAGGEGALSGWVQGQIEWVLE